In the genome of Sesamum indicum cultivar Zhongzhi No. 13 unplaced genomic scaffold, S_indicum_v1.0 scaffold00142, whole genome shotgun sequence, one region contains:
- the LOC105179332 gene encoding LOW QUALITY PROTEIN: stromal processing peptidase, chloroplastic-like (The sequence of the model RefSeq protein was modified relative to this genomic sequence to represent the inferred CDS: deleted 2 bases in 1 codon), with amino-acid sequence MWVFYSRETDFSTTGRRYSSQLNELIPQSRLADKCQQVTCFHASKRKQIGVDRFTSGFFVDKSTFHLPRHKLDYANVRQFDVPHATVGPEEPHAASTAWPDGIMEKEGLDLLESEVERKEFENFLRFELPSHPKLHRGQLKNGLRYLILPNKVPPNRFEAHMEVHVGSIDEEDDEQGMAHMIEHVAFLGSKKHEKLLGTGARSNAYTDFHHTVVHIHSPTSTKDSEGDLFPVVLDALNEIALHPKFLASRVEKERRAILSELQMMNTIEYRVDCQLLQHLHSENKLSKRFPIGLEEQIKKWDADKIRKFHERWYFPANATLYIVGDIDDISKTVNHIEAVFGQTGMESEVAASPTPSAFGAMASFLVPKLSVGASGLSQERLSNSVETSKNFRKERHAIRPPVQHNWSLPGSYTDAKLPQIFQHELLQNFSINMFFKIPVNKVRTYGDLRNVLMKRIFLSALHFRINTRYQSSNPPFTSVELDHSDSGREGCTVTSLTVNAEPQNWQNAIKVAVLEVRRLKEFGVTNGELARYLDALLKDSEQLAAMIDNVSSVDNLDFIMESDALGHTVMDQRQGHDSLVAVAGTVTLEEVNSIGAEVLEFISDYGKPSAPHPAAIIACVPKKVHIDGIGETDFKIEPEEIVDAIEAGLKEPIEAEPELDIPKELISSEQLQELRLKQNPSFIPVDQEKKTTKVYDEDTGIVQRRLSNGIPVNYKWYKQILKWVRYSRFVSSIVAVLVLAAVNIQIKYNTPMRRVVLRLFIELSEELNVGNLLQSRIRQAWYRVTV; translated from the exons ATGTGGGTTTTCTACTCCAGAGAAACTGATTTCTCTACTACAG GGAGAAGATATTCTTCTCAGCTCAATGAATTGATACCTCAGTCACGGTTAGCAGATAAGTGTCAACAAGTGACTTGCTTCCATGCTTccaaaagaaagcaaattgGTGTGGACAGATTCACCTCCGGATTCTTTGTTGACAAGTCAACCTTTCATCTGCCAAGGCACAAACTTGATTATGCTAAT GTTAGACAATTTGATGTTCCACATGCCACTGTGGGCCCTGAAGAGCCACATGCAGCAAGTACAGCATGGCCTGATGGTATTATGGAGAAAGAGGGTTTGGACTTATTAGAATCAgaagtagagagaaaagaatttgagaaCTTTTTGAGATTTGAGCTTCCTTCTCACCCGAAATTGCACAGAGGACAACTGAAGAATGGGCTTCGCTACCTCATTCTGCCGAACAAAGTCCCTCCTAACAG GTTTGAAGCTCACATGGAAGTTCACGTGGGTTCCATTGATGAGGAAGATGATGAGCAAGGAATGGCTCATATGATCGAACATGTTGCATTCCTTGGAAGTAAGAAACATGAGAAACTTCTTGGAACTGGGGCAAGATCTAATGCTTACACAGATTTTCATCACACAGTGGTTCATATTCACTCACCAACCAGTACAAAG GATTCTGAAGGTGATTTGTTTCCAGTTGTTCTGGATGCTCTGAATGAG ATTGCTTTACACCCCAAATTTCTGGCTTCTCGAGTTGAAAAGGAGAGAAGGGCAATTTTGTCAGAACTACAAATGATGAATACCATAGAATACCGTGTCGATTGTCAG TTGTTGCAACACTTGCACTCTGAGAACAAGTTGAGCAAAAGATTTCCTATTGGATTGGAGGAGCAGATTAAGAAATGGGATGCCGATAAAATCAGGAAATTCCATGAGCGCTGGTATTTCCCCGCAAATGCCACATTATACATTGTTGGGGACATTGATGACATTTCTAAGACGGTTAACCACATTGAA GCAGTTTTTGGACAGACGGGCATGGAAAGTGAGGTAGCTGCTTCACCTACACCAAGCGCTTTTGGTGCGATGGCCAGTTTCCTTGTTCCTAAGCTGTCAGTTGGA GCTAGTGGCTTATCTCAGGAAAGGTTATCCAATTCTGTGGAAACATCAAAAAACTTTAGAAAGGAAAGGCATGCTATTCGCCCTCCTGTTCAACACAATTGGTCCCTTCCTGGAAGCTACACCGATGCAAAGCTGCCCCAAATATTTCAGCATGAATTGCTTCAGAATTTCTcaattaatatgtttttcaaG ATCCCTGTTAACAAGGTTCGTACATATGGTGACTTGCGGAATGTGCTGATGAAGAGGATCTTTCTTTCTGCTTTGCATTTCCGAATTAACACAAGATACCAG AGTTCGAATCCCCCATTTACGTCGGTGGAATTGGATCACAGTGATTCAGGAAGAGAAGGTTGTACAGTAACCAGTCTCACTGTCAATGCAGAACCTCAAAATTGGCAAAATGCAATCAAAGTTGCTGTGCTGGAG GTTAGAAGGCTTAAAGAATTTGGTGTTACTAATGGTGAATTAGCCCGTTATCTAGATGCCCTGTTGAAAGATAGTGAACAATTGGCAGCTATGATTGACAATGTATCCTCAGTGGATAACTTAGATTTCATTATGGAAAGTGATGCACTCGGTCACACTGTGATGGATCAGAGGCAAGGACATGATAGTTTGGTTGCTGTTGCTGGTACAGTTACACTTGAAGAG GTCAACTCTATTGGCGCAGAGGTATTGGAGTTCATATCTGATTATGGGAAACCATCTGCGCCGCACCCAGCTGCAATTATTGCATGTGTGCCAAAGAAAGTGCACATTGATGGAATTGGTGAAACTGACTTCAAGATAGAACCAGAAGAGATTGTGGATGCTATTGAAGCTGGTTTGAAGGAACCCATTGAGGCTGAGCCCGAG CTTGATATACCAAAAGAGTTGATCTCTTCAGAACAGCTGCAAGAATTAAGGTTGAAGCAAAACCCATCCTTCATTCCTGTtgaccaagaaaagaaaacgaCAAAGGTTTATGACGAGGATACGGGAATTGTGCAGCGGCGTCTTTCAAATGGCATTCCTGTAAATTACaag TGGTACAAACAAATCTTGAAGTGGGTGAGGTACTCCCGGTTTGTCTCAAGCATTGTTGCAGTGTTAGTATTAGCAGCAGTAAACATACAAATCAAGTATAATACTCCTATGAGAAGGGTGGTCTTAAG GCTTTTCATCGAGCTGTCCGAAGAGTTGAATGTCGGAAATCTTCTTCAGTCTAGAATAAGGCAGGCATGGTATCGGGTTACTGTTTAA